The genome window TGAGCTGATTGAAAGGACTATCCATGGATAATCCCAAGATTTTTTCCATTCAGCACTTCTGTATCCATGATGGTCCCGGCATCCGCTCAACGGTTTTTTTTAAAGGCTGCCCCTTACGCTGTGTGTGGTGTCAGAATCCCGAATCCTGGAAAAAGGAAATGGAAATCGCCTTCAGGGCCCACCGCTGCCTTTCCTGTGGCCAGTGTGCGGAAGCCTGTCCCCAAGGCCTGAAGCTGCCGGAAAACCGTCCATCGGAGGCCTGTTCTCTCTGCCTTGCCTGCGTGCAGGCCTGTCCCGCTGAAGCTCTGATTGCCATGGGAGAAGCCTGCACAGAAGCGGATATTCTGGCCAGACTGAGGCCTGAATATCCCAATTTTGAAGCCACAGGGGGCGGTGTCACCTTTTCCGGGGGAGAGGCGGGAATGTTTCCAGGTTTTCTTTCGGGCCTTGCTGCCAGCCTGAAAAAAGAGGGCGTTCACCTTGCCATGGAAACCTGCGGGATGTTTGACAGCAAAAATCCTGATACAAAAACCCTGCTGCAGCATCTGGATCTTCTGCTCTTTGACGTGAAAATCTTTGATACGGATCTCCATAAACGTTTGTGCGGTACAGGCAATTATCCCATCAAGGCCAATCTGAGGGAGGCGGCAGAAGCCATGAATTCGGGAAAAGGCCCCCTTGTCTGGCCTAGGCTTCCTCTGGTGCCGGATATTACCGACGGAGAAGAAAACCTTAGCGAATGGGCCGAATTTTTGTCGGATCTGGGTTTCAGGGAAATCACCCTTCTACCCTTTCATGATCACGGAAACAGTAAACGGCTCTGGCTTTCGGAAATGCCAAAATCTTTACCCGTCATCCGTACGCCGGATGCAGAGGATCTTCTCCGGGCGGGCAGCATATTTGAAAAATATGGAATGAAGGCGCATGAAGCCTTGGAATAAAAGCCTTTTGTGCCCGAATGGTGCCGGACAGGGGGGCGGTTCAGCGGGCATAGGCAAAGGGTGTCCCTGAAACATAAACGGGGAGTAAAAACCATCCACAGGGGCAGGCCTTGCGTTTGTCCGGATCTCCGGGCCAGTCATGGCTACCAGCAACCGGAGCACAACAGTATCGTTGAAGTTTTTCAACCTGAAGCGTTTTTTTATAAAAAAAAATCTTAATGATTTTCCCTTTCATGCCGATAAAAACTTCAAACGCCCTCAGGAACAAGGGGGATTTCCCCTTAGTGGCGTTTATGAAAGGGGGATATCATGATGCTCGAAGCCTTCAAAAAATATAAAGCAATTCGCAACATGGATATAGGAGAAGAAGGATACGGACAGGTCGGTTCTATTTTCAGGGATGAGCATGATCGTCTCTGGCTTCACCTGAACGCAAAGGTATCCAAACGTTACACAGGAGAACTCACCCCATTGATACGCAGAACAGGCAATGAAGCCAATGCCTTTGACGTGGATACGGCCAATATTTTTACACCCTTTGCAGCCAGATCCCGCAATCTGGAACGACATGGAGATTTTTTCTGCCTGGATGATGCACCCCTTGTACAGAAAGAAGAAAAAATAACCCGTACCCATGTGAGTCAGGCCAGCCCGACGCCTTACGGAGAAATGCTTGCTCCCCTTTTTGACATATTCATGGCTCCTGAAATTCTCAATGAAGTGCTGATCCGCACCAGCGTTCCCGAAGTGCTGCGTCAGGAAAAGCCTTTAAGCAGCGGCGTAATTCTTTATGGTGAAGGCGGTACGGGTAAAACCGCCCTTCAGCGGGCCATTGCAGATGTTTACGAAAGAGCCGGAGCCCATGCAACGGAACTGAACGTGGCAGCTTTAAGCGAAAAATACATAGGCTCCCTTGCCCACAATCTGGACGCAGCCATTTTCGAGGTTGTGGAGAAAACCGCCAAAAGCGGCAGGCCAGCCTTCATTTTTCTCGATGAGGCCACCTCCCTTGTCATGAACAGCGAAAGCCACAACAGCTCCGGCGCAGACTATTATCAGGAAGCAGTGGATGTACTGAAAAAATACATTGCCAATTATCCGGATCTGGTATTCAGCATCACCACCAATGCAGACCCGGAAACCTTTGATGACACCCTTATCCGGGACGGCAGGCTGGCTCCCATACGCATACCGGCTCCGGGCCGTAGTGAAAAAGCCGCCATGTGGCGATTTTTCCTTAAAAAACATGATGTCTTTGAAGACATCGGCGAAGGAGAAGCCCTGCAGCTTGCCGATGGTATTCCCGATGAAAAAGGAGCCTTTATCAGCCGCTTCTGCAAGGATTATCTGGCAAGAAAAAAGCTTGCCATGGAAACGGCAAGGGCTGCTTCAGGATCTCTGCTGGAATCTTTGGCTGCAGGCCATTTCATAAGCCTCGATATGGTAAAGAAAACCCTGTCTTTGGATACACTGATGCAGGATATTCAGAAAGCCCTACAGCTCAGACCCGGCAAACCCGTAAAAGCCGCTGTAGGTTTTCTGAAAAAATCCGCCATATGAATATTCTCGCTTCATTTACCCTTATATCCCGTATCCGGAGGCAAGTTACTGCCTCTGGATGCGGACTGAGCAAGGACATCACATCTCTCATTCTCAATATGTCCGCTGTGACCCTTCACCCACTGAAACCGCACCTCCATATGATCCAGAAGATCCAGAAGCCGTTTCCATAAATCCGGATTCAATGCCGGTGTACCGTCGGATTTTTTCCAGCCCCTCGCCCGCCAGCCCCTTGCCCATTTTTTTTCTATTCCCTGAACCAGATATCTGGAATCCGAGGTCAACAATATGGGCACACCCTCATTTTTAACTGCCTCAAGGCCGACAATGGCCCCGAGAAGCTCCATGCGGTTGTTAGTGGTCAGAGAAAATCCAGCACTGAACTCCTGCCTGCTGCCATCTTCTTGTATTACAACGGTACCGTAGCCTCCGGGGCCGGGATTACCAATGGCACCACCGTCACTGAAAACATGAATGGGATAATCCAGGGGATCAAGGCCAGCGTCCTCATATGGCCGAAGCTTTTTTTTATTGCCAGCTGAAGCATCCGGAGAAGTTACAGGATTTTTTCCGGCCATGAAAGCTTCGGCATCCTCCAGCTTCTCAAAACCTTTGTATCTGGCTCCGGGAAACCCCATCACCTGAACCTGAGCACCCTCACCTCCGGCCCAAACCCTGTAGATACCCGGCTTTTTACCCCTCAGCACAGCGTAATATTTTTTTAAAGCCAAACCAGCCTTCCTTTCATCCAAAATAATAAAAAAAGAAATTGTTTTATTTTAAAATAAAGTATGTTAAATTTATTTTTAATCCTCTTTACATCTTCTTTAAATCCCACCTCCCAAAGGCCCACCAATTAATCCCGCCTCAATTTCACTATGGCGGCCTTAAGGCCGCCGCCTGCCACTTTCCGGCTCTTCTTGACACCCTGCCATTATTTCCCTTATAGCATAGTCAAGGATACAGCATCTTTCCTAAAGGCTTTCCCACAGCTCAATTTTAAGGATAAAATATTATGATTCAGGAATCACCCTCCCAAGGTCCCGGGATTCTGCATTCTCTGGGAGCCATTGTCCTCTACCGAATTCAGCTTGCCGGTCATTTTACCCTTTTCCTTGCTGCCGGATTCTACCATATCTTTTCATGGCCCATTCAGATACGTAAAATATTGCAGCAGGTTTATTTCATAGGCGCAAAATCACTTCTTGTTATCTTCCTCACCGCACTTTTCACAGGTATGGTTCTCGGTCTGCAGGGTTATTACAGTCTCGTGGCCTTTGGTTCAGAAGCCTTTCTAGGCTCCGCCGTAGCCCTTACCCTGATCCGGGAACTTGGCCCCGTGCTCACTGCCATTATGGTTGCAGCAAGGGCTGGCTCTGCCATGACTGCAGAAATCGGCATTCTTCGCATATCAGAACAGATTGATGCCCTTAAAACCATGAACATCCATCCCATACGTTACCTCTTCAGCCCCAGACTGGCAGCAGCCATCATCAGTATTCCCCTGCTTGCCTCTGTTTTCAATGTTGTGGGAATTATCGGCGGCTATTTAACCGGTTCCAAACTTCTTGGCGTCAACCCCGGTGTCTATTTTTCCAGAGTAGAATCCAGCATTCTGCTCAGTGATGTCACAGGCGGTCTTTTGAAATCCCTGGTCTTTTCCATTGTGGTGGCCACGGTATGCTGCTATCAGGGCTACTTCACCCACCGCCGTAAAAACAGCTTCGGGTCTAAAAGCGTGGGGCTTTCCACCACATCCGCCGTTGTCCAGAGCTCGGTACTGATTCTGATTACCGATTATATTCTCACCTCCATACTCCTGTGAGACATTAATGGAAACACCTCTGATCCGTCTTGTTAATGTTCATAAAAGTTTCAGCAGCAATCCCGTACTCCGTGGTGTCTCTCTCGATATCATGGAAGGAAAAACCACAGCCATCATCGGAAAAAGCGGTGAAGGTAAAAGTGTTCTACTTAAACACATCATCGGTCTGATGCAGCCGGATGAGGGAGAAATCCTCTACAGAGAAAAGCCCATAAAAGAAATGAGCCGTGAAGAAACCCGTATTTTCAGAAATAAAATGAGTTACATGTTTCAGGGCTGTGCCCTGTTCGACTCCTTAAGTATTTTTGAAAATATTGCCCTTCCCCTTAAAGAGGGCACACGACTTTCTCCTTCTGAAATCAAAGAAAAGGTTGGAGAAAGACTGAAGCAGCTTGACCTTGAAGGCACAGAAAACCAGTATCCTTCACAGATTTCCGGCGGCATGATGAAGCGGGTTGCCATGGCCCGTGCACTGGTAACAAGTCCGGAGCTGGTCCTGTTTGATGAACCCACCACAGGGCTGGACCCCATACGTAAAAACGCAGTGCACAGAATGATTGCAAACTACCAGAAAGAGCTCGGATTCACAGCCCTTGTGGTCAGCCATGAAATTCCGGACATTTTTCACATCGCTCAGGAAATCATCATGCTGGATGAAGGTCAAATTGTTTTTTCCGGCAGCTCAGAAGACATTCAGGCCTGTGAAACGCCGGTGGTCCGCCAGTTCCTGCTTGGCGAGGCCGATACCATGTTTATTGACTAGAAACTCCCAATAAAGCTTTCATCCATGGAGCAGAGTAATGAAAAAATTTACCCTTGAAACAACGGTCGGAATTTTTGTTATTATCGGAATTCTCTGCACAGCTTATCTGACGGTAAAGCTGGGCAAGATGGAACTGATCGGGAGTAATTATTATACCATTCAGGCCCGGTTCTCATCCATTGCAGGCCTTACCAACAATGCCAGAATTGAAATTGCAGGCGTACAGGTGGGCAGTGTCAGCCGGATGTCCCTTGATCCAGAACGCCTGGTAGCCATCCTGGACCTTAAAATCCAAAAACATATTCCCATCTCCGAAGATACCATTGCCTCCATCAAAACATCGGGTCTTATAGGAGAAAAATATATTCAGCTTTCCCCCGGAGGATCGGACGTTTTGCTTAAAGAAGGTGATATGCTTTTTGAGACTGAATCGCCTCTGGACATTGAAGACATGATTTCCAGATATGTTTTCGGCGGCATCAAATAGCTGGGGCATCCCTACATAAAAAAAGGAGTGGTCATGCAGAATCTTCTTAAGATTTTTTGTGTTTTTATATGCCTTCTGATTTTCCCCCTTGCAGCCAGTGCAGACATGGGACCCCTTGAAACCATAAAGGTAAGAATCAATGACGCCATCGCCCTGCTGAAAGACCCTGCCTACAAAGATCCTGACCCGGAACTGGCTGAAAAACAGCATCAGGAACTTTTTGAACATGTACAGGGAATTTTTGACTTCAGAACCGTATCCATGCTGGCCACAGGCCGGAACTGGCGACGTTTTTCAACAGAACAGCAAAATGAGTTTGCCGATCTTTTTGCAAGACTTCTGGCAAACACTTACATAGAAAAAGTACAGGATAATTTCCGGAACGAAGAAGTGGTTTTCGATGATGAAACCATAATCAGTGAAAGCAGGGCAGAAGTCAGCACGAGGGTTCTTCTCAATAATATGGAAGTACCGGTAATATACAGACTCAGAAATATCCGCAATCAGTGGCGCATCTATGACGTACAGATAGAAGGTATCAGTCTGGTCCAGAACTACCGCAGCCAGTTTGAAGAGTTTCTCTTCCGCAGGGAGCCGGCTGAGCTGATTGAGGTAATGAAGCAAAGGATAGACAGGCTGGAAAATGACCGCATTCAGAGACGGAAAGAAGGCCGTCCTGCAGATACGGATGCAGATGATATGCTTCGCATTCTTTAAATCTGCCAATTAAATCAAATGAATGTAAGGAAAAAAATATGGGTTTCCGTTTTATCTGTATTCTTCTGCTTGTGACGGGTCTTATCTTGCAAACAGTTCATGCTGAAGAATACTGGGACGATGATGATGCCTTTTTTGCGGAAATCGAAGCAGAATATGCCGCAGCACCCTCTCAGAAAATTGCGGATCCATTTGAACCCTTTAACCGGGGCATGTTTGTTGTCAATGACAAGCTGTATTTCTGGGTACTAAAGCCCGCTGCCACAGGATGGCAGAAGGTCACACCCTCACCGGTCCGTACTGGTATCAGAAATTTTTTCAGGAATATCGGAGCTCCTGTGCGGGTAACAAACCAGCTTCTTCAGGGAAAGGGAAAGGCTGCTGCTGCGGAAACAGGCAAATTTTTTGTCAACTCCATCTGGGGCATATTCGGCCTGATTGATGCCTCCCAGCAGCTCCCATCCCTGCAGGTGCCTCCGGAAGACCTTGGCCAGACCCTTGGAAAATGGGGTATAGGAAACGGATTCTATCTGGTTCTTCCATTCTTCGGTCCCACAACCCTGCGGGATGGTGTGGGACAGGTCGGTGACTTTTTTCTTCAACCCACCACCTACTATACAAGCGGAAATCCAGAGGGATGGGCAGCGGTCAAGGCTACGGAAACCATAAATACCACGTCTTTCCGCCTTGGTGATTATGAAGCCATTAAAGATGCTTCCCTCGATCCTTACACCGCTGTGCGCAATGGCTATATTCAGATGCGTATGCAGGCCATCAGACAATAGTTGTAATAAGAAAAATCAATTATATTTCCTGCCAAGGGGCATCCGTAAAGGGTGCCCCTAAAACACATGGCCGCAAAACCCTTTACAGGGGCATGCCTTCCGCCTACCCGATTTAAATTATCCGCTTTCATTATATGACAGCAACCATGCCCGCAGACAATTACGGAGTCGGATTTCTGAAATTTTCTTTAGTCCATCAATTATTTTACCCTTTTTCAGGCAATCTTTACAAACATTGTTTTAATGTGTAAACTACAAAAACGTGTGTAAATCCGACACTCAATTCCTCATCCTGTACAGGCTCAGACAAGGACAGCATGCATTGTGCTGTGTCCTTTATTTCCTGTCATAGAAGTCCGACAAACACACCATTGGGAAACAAAGCGTTCCCCCACTTTCCAAAGGAGAATCTCCATGCTCCAGAATTTCAGCATACGTCAGCGCATGACTTTCATCCTTGTACTTGTGGCCTGCATGCTGGCTGGTATGTTCTGGTCCACCTTCCGCACGGCCTATACTGCCCGGGACATGGGCATCCTTGAAACAGGCAATGTAATGTTCCGGGATCAGAAAGAAAAGGTCTATGTCGCAACCCACTCCATGGCCCTTGCCCTTGGTGTCATTGCCAGTGAAACCCAAAACCACGATGAACGCGTCCGCCTTTTCCGAAACATGATTCAGGACATCCGCTTTGAAGAAGATAAATCAGGCTATTATTTCATTTATGATCAGACAACCAATGTGGCGCTGCCTACCCGCCCCGACCTTGTGGGCAAAGATTTAGGCGGTGCCAAGGATGCGGACGGAGTCTATTTTGTCCGGGAACTGAACAGTGCTGCAGCCCGAGGCGGTGATTTTGTAGAGTATATTTTTGATAAACCCGGTTTCGGCAACCAGCCCAAACTGGCCTATGCCGAACTCATTCCCGGCACTTCCATGTGGATAGGGACAGGTGTATATATTGACAACATTGCTGCAGAACAGGCCCGCATATCCGGAAGTATCAGCCAGCAGGTGCGGGCTTATCTTTTATGGATTGCAACGATTGCAGGATTTTTTGCCATTTTCTTTTTTATCATTGCCATCCTGACCACCCGGGATGTGGTTGTCTCTCTGAAACACACCACAAGACTCATTGAGAATCTGGCTTCAGGGGAAGGGGATCTGACCCGGCGCATGCCCGAAGAGCGCAAAGATGAAACCGGTGAGATGGCCCTCTGGATCAACCGTTTCATAGAACAGATCCATGCCATTATTTCCCGCATCCGGGAAAACGCGGGAGGTCTCCATACAGCATCTGGAGCCATGCGCAATGAATCTGAAGTTATGGCTGATGGCGTTCGTACCGCTGCCAAAGGCACCCAGGCCCTCAGTGATGCTGCATCCACCATGAGAAACAACATGTCCGGCATTGCCGCTGCCATGGAAGAAACCTCAACCAACACCTCCATGGTGGCCGCAGCCACGGAAGAAATGACTTCCACCATAGATGAAATTGCAAAAAACGCAGAAAAAGCCAGACAGACCACGGGCAATGCGGTAAAAAGGGTGGAAGAAACCTCCCGGAAGGCAAAGGAGCTGGGGGATATCTCAAGGGAAGTGGGTCAGGTCACCCAGACCATTGCGGAAATATCTGCCCAGACCAACCTGCTGGCCCTTAATGCCACCATAGAAGCAGCCCGTGCCGGAGAAGCAGGAAAAGGCTTTGCCGTTGTAGCCTCAGAAATCAAGGATCTGGCAACGCAAACAGCCAAAGCAACAGAAAATATTCGCAATATCATCAACCACGCCCAGACCCTTTCTCTGGAAGTTGGAGAAGATGTGGGCCATGTTAACTCAGCAATTGCCGCCATTGATGACATTGTCAATGCCATTGCCACTGCTGTGGAAGAACAGTCCGTAGCTACAAGGGAAATTGCCGGAAATGTTCTGCAGGCCTCACAGGGGATTCAGGAAGTCAATGAAAACATAACATCCCTGAATACTCTGGTCCGGAATATTTATAGTGACATTGATGAGGTACGCAGCGCCACCACAGCCATCACCGCCACAGGGGATGCCGTGAACAGTCAGGCCGGTGAAATAGCCCAGATGGCAGAAACCCTTGAAAAGCTGGTGGGACGCTTTAAGCTGAGCTGAAATTTTGGTGCAATAATTCCGGTGCAAGGCTCCATGGATGTTTGCAAACGGGATTACAATAGTCTAAGATTCCGGCACTCAAGCCAACAAACCTGGGCCTGCTATGAAAATAATGGGCTTTTGGAGGCTTGAGTGCCGGAATACTTATAGAGGCAGCTCAATTACGGGCATAAAGCTTTAGTACTGCTCAACTGCCTGACAGCCATGGCCGCTACCAGTCGAAAATATTAACGAATAGCAAGGCACGCCGCATTGCGGTATATTCAGGAAAGATCCATGCTCTTCTTACCATCAGCAGCCTCCCATTCATTTTGTGAGGTACTTCCTCAGTGGAAGGATGAAAACACCCTTGTTTCTCCCCTATACAATGAAAGCTACTTTTCCAAAGCCGGAGCCATAGAGGAAAGCCGTCATATTTTTCTAAAACAGAATCGTCTGCCCCATCGCTGGCTTGAAAAAAGCTCTTTTCATATCTGTGAAACGGGCTTTGGTACGGGTCTTAATTTTCTGGTCACGGCTGATTTCTGGCGACGTTTCGCACCTGCCGGATCTACCCTCTTTTATACTTCCGTGGAAAAACATCCCATACCCGCAGATCATCTGCGCCAGATCCACAGGGCATGGCCTTGTCTGAACGATCTTTCAAATCAGCTCCTTGACAAATATCCTCCACCCGTCCGGGGAAAGCATCATCTTTTTTTCAAAGAGCTGCGCATGGAGGTGGATCTGCTCTTTGATGACGCAGAAAAGCTGTCCGAGATCCTTGAAAGAAATGTAGATGCCTGGTTTCTCGACGGTTTTTCTCCCCATGCAAATCCTGAGATGTGGTCAGACAATCTATTTGAAACCATGGGAAAAAAAACTGCGGACAAAGGCAGTTTTGCCACCTTTACCGCAGCGGGTTTTGTGAGAAGAGCCATGATTTCTCAGGGCTTTTGTGTGGAGAAATTGCCGGGTTTCAGGTTTAAAAGGGATATGATCAGGGGCTTTCTAGGAACTTCAAACAGTTTTTTGAAATAAAGAACCTGTTCATATGAGGGCTTCTTTTAAACCTGCACCCTATCTGCCGGTATCATGGGGAGAGCCTCCAGCCTTTGCCGGATTTCTCCTTCCATGGGCAGGGTTTTCTGACCCATTTCTTTAGAAATTGTCACAAAGGTGACATCGGCCTCTGCACAAAGGATATCCATACCCTCAAGATAAATCCGCTGACGCAGCACGGCGGATTTATTGCCGTACTTCAGCATGCCGGAGTGGATTTCAATGGTCTCATTCACCTCAATGGATCTAATGTAGCTGACATTGATATTGACCACAAAAAAAGAAAGTCCCCTTTCAAACCAGCCTTTGAGATCCAGATAATCCTCAAAAATACGCCAGCGACCTTCCTCAAAAAACTCAAGATAACGGGCATTGTTCACATGCCCGTAAATATCCGTATGATACCCGCGGATGCGGATGACTGGAACACCTTTCATTGACCTGCCTTTCCTCCGTAAAACGTTATTCAGCCTGTCTTTACTGAACGAGAAAACGACCTACCACCCGAAAGCAGATTCTGTCAAGCAGCTCTCAGGACAGCACAATTTAGCTGAACGACCTTCCCTTTCAAAACAAGTGCAGCAAATGCTTTTTTAAACATGACAGATACTTTTCCTTACAGAAATATTCTGTTATGGAACCTTCTGTGTGATGATTTTTAAAATTTCAATCAAAGAAAAGAGATAACGCTGTGGGAAGAAAAAAAAGTTTTCGATATCAGGACATAACAGGCATGGACAGGGTACTGTTCCCCAAACTTAAAAGCACTGACCCTATTCGTCTGGAACCCTGCTGGCCTAAAAATCTGCTGAATCGTGAGCAGCCTGTTTTCCTTGAACTTGGCTGCGGAAAGGGAGAATACAGCCTTGCACTGGCGGCAAGGTATCCTGAAAGAAATTTCATCGGTGTGGACGTGAAATCCGACAGGCTTTGGGTGGGAGCCAGCCGTGCCATGGAGCTTGGACTTGAAAATGTCTGGTTTATCAGGGCCCGCATTGATCATCTGGCCGAATATTTCCCTGAAAATTTTGCCGACGGCATCTGGATACCCTTTCCTGACCCTGCCCCCGGTAACATCTCCGGCAGAAAGCGTCTCACTTCACCGCGTTTTCTGAATATCTACAGAAACTTCCTTAAACCCAACGGACTGATACGCTGCAAGACAGATCATGCAGGTCTTTACGATTTTACACTGGAAAATCTGGATGCTGCCGGTGCCCGGCTTTGCCGGGCTTTTGAGGATCTTCACTCCTCGGGCATCAATGATCCGGATATTCTTGGTATTGAAAGCCACTTTGAAACAGAATTCAGGAAAAAGGGATATAGCATAAAATTCATGGAATTTTATCTGGATGAATCAATTCATGAAAGCTTGTGCTTGTCCGCATAATCCTGGATGGAGGCCTTAAGCTTATGACTTCAATCTTATCTCGTTCCGGTCCATGGGCATGGGCCTTCTGGCTCCTGTTTCTGAGTTTTATCATGACCCAGTTCTGGACAGCCAAAGCCATATTTCACATTTTTGAAACCATGCACGGAAGCGAAGCTTACCATGATTCCTGGAATCCTTCATCCCTGACCATGATTTTTCTCCGCAACAGCCTTCTGGGACTGGGCCTGCCCCTTCTTGCCCTTCCCTTCTTCACTCTGTTACGGGAAAAAGGAAAAAAATCCGCTAATCTGCCCTATCCCCTTATTCCGGCCAGCATTGAAAACAACTTTGCCCAGGCCGTGTATCGCCAGAGAAGGGAAAAAAAGCCCTTTGCCCTGTTGCATTGCAGGTGGAAAGAAAGGGAAGTCAGTGGATTCAGGAAAAGAAAAAAGGACATTCTTTCCGATATACTTCAACTGGCACGGGAAGAAATCCGCCTGACAGACCATTTGATTCCACTGGATAACAGGAATTTTGCCATACTTGTGGAAGGCGGTGCCGAAGAAAGCCGGATTTTATCCTCACGCATCCAGAAGGGCCTGGAGAAGGCAAGAGAAAACAGACAGGAGTTTGAAAATATAGATTTCTTATGGTCTGTTACAAGCTACAGACCCGGTGACAGCCTTGAAGAACTCATGGGTCGAGCCCTCCGAAGTCTGGAAAAAGGCATTTTTCTTGATGAAAATGGGGATATCTTATGAAGGATGCTTTTATCCCCTTTTCCCGCATGGCTCCTACGCCCAGCGGTTTTCTACACCTTGGCAATGCCCTGAACTTTATTCTGGCCCGGCTTTTTGTTTACAGGCAGGTGGGGAAGCTGC of Desulfobotulus mexicanus contains these proteins:
- the mnmD gene encoding tRNA (5-methylaminomethyl-2-thiouridine)(34)-methyltransferase MnmD, producing the protein MLFLPSAASHSFCEVLPQWKDENTLVSPLYNESYFSKAGAIEESRHIFLKQNRLPHRWLEKSSFHICETGFGTGLNFLVTADFWRRFAPAGSTLFYTSVEKHPIPADHLRQIHRAWPCLNDLSNQLLDKYPPPVRGKHHLFFKELRMEVDLLFDDAEKLSEILERNVDAWFLDGFSPHANPEMWSDNLFETMGKKTADKGSFATFTAAGFVRRAMISQGFCVEKLPGFRFKRDMIRGFLGTSNSFLK
- a CDS encoding acyl-CoA thioesterase, translated to MKGVPVIRIRGYHTDIYGHVNNARYLEFFEEGRWRIFEDYLDLKGWFERGLSFFVVNINVSYIRSIEVNETIEIHSGMLKYGNKSAVLRQRIYLEGMDILCAEADVTFVTISKEMGQKTLPMEGEIRQRLEALPMIPADRVQV
- the trmB gene encoding tRNA (guanosine(46)-N7)-methyltransferase TrmB, producing the protein MGRKKSFRYQDITGMDRVLFPKLKSTDPIRLEPCWPKNLLNREQPVFLELGCGKGEYSLALAARYPERNFIGVDVKSDRLWVGASRAMELGLENVWFIRARIDHLAEYFPENFADGIWIPFPDPAPGNISGRKRLTSPRFLNIYRNFLKPNGLIRCKTDHAGLYDFTLENLDAAGARLCRAFEDLHSSGINDPDILGIESHFETEFRKKGYSIKFMEFYLDESIHESLCLSA